The proteins below come from a single Psychrobacter sp. FDAARGOS_221 genomic window:
- the leuA gene encoding 2-isopropylmalate synthase, translated as MSQVEPKVKPKFDAFDFRKYRPFAFAPNLTDRTWPNKTIEKAPMWASVDLRDGNQALIDPMTIDQKMQFFKLLVDVGFKEIEIGFPSAAQVEFDFARKLIEEGHIPDDVTIQVLVQAREHLIERTFEALKGVRRAVVHVYNSTSRVQRDKVYAKNLEEIKQIAIKGAKMLQDHAAKHPDTEWVFQYSPESFSQTEPDYAIEVVDAVNEVWKPEEGQQVIINLPATVESSMPNVYADQVEYFCRHIKNREHVIISLHTHNDRGSAVAAAELGVLAGADRIEGTLLGNGERTGNMDIMIMAMNLYSQGVDPELDLSDMNRIVQVVSECNNLPVHPRHPYVGELVFTAFSGSHQDAIKKSLDYNEKNSEETKNVWDVAYLPIDPAHIGRGYQDVVRINSQSGKGGVAYILKRNYGFNLPRWMQIDFSRVVQQKAEDVARELKNEEILAAFEETYLQNSGYELLDHSVKNVGGEVEFDGQVTLHGEEVAVNGKGNGPLSAFIDGVARHTGKQLHIINYAEHAISQPVQNAKSIADDNDETSDKTNASAAAYIQLNVDGEIYSGIGTHTSTVSAMLKGALSALSQAV; from the coding sequence ATGAGTCAGGTAGAACCTAAAGTTAAGCCAAAGTTTGATGCGTTTGATTTTCGCAAATATCGTCCTTTTGCGTTTGCACCAAACTTAACCGATCGTACTTGGCCAAACAAAACCATTGAGAAGGCACCTATGTGGGCCAGCGTTGATTTACGCGATGGTAACCAAGCACTGATTGACCCAATGACTATTGATCAAAAAATGCAGTTCTTTAAACTGCTGGTTGATGTTGGTTTTAAAGAAATTGAAATTGGTTTTCCTTCAGCGGCACAAGTCGAGTTTGATTTTGCCCGTAAACTAATCGAAGAAGGTCATATTCCAGATGATGTGACCATTCAGGTATTGGTACAAGCGCGTGAACATTTGATTGAGCGTACCTTTGAGGCGCTTAAAGGTGTTCGTCGTGCAGTGGTACACGTTTATAACTCAACCAGCCGTGTACAACGCGACAAAGTGTATGCTAAGAACTTAGAAGAGATTAAGCAAATTGCGATTAAAGGCGCAAAAATGCTGCAAGACCATGCCGCTAAGCATCCAGACACTGAGTGGGTATTCCAGTATTCACCAGAAAGCTTTAGCCAAACTGAGCCAGACTATGCCATCGAAGTAGTTGATGCGGTCAATGAAGTGTGGAAGCCAGAGGAAGGTCAGCAGGTTATTATTAACTTGCCAGCAACGGTTGAGTCATCTATGCCAAACGTGTATGCCGACCAAGTAGAGTACTTCTGCCGTCATATTAAGAACCGTGAGCACGTCATTATCAGTCTACATACTCATAATGACAGAGGTAGTGCGGTTGCTGCTGCCGAGCTAGGCGTATTGGCTGGCGCGGATCGTATTGAAGGTACGCTATTGGGTAATGGCGAGCGTACCGGTAATATGGACATCATGATTATGGCGATGAACTTATACAGCCAAGGTGTCGACCCAGAGCTTGACCTAAGTGATATGAACCGTATTGTGCAAGTGGTGAGTGAGTGTAATAACTTGCCAGTACATCCACGTCATCCTTACGTCGGTGAGTTAGTGTTTACCGCCTTTAGTGGCTCGCATCAAGACGCGATTAAGAAGTCACTGGATTATAACGAGAAAAACAGCGAAGAGACCAAGAACGTCTGGGATGTGGCTTATCTGCCAATTGATCCGGCACACATTGGCCGCGGCTATCAAGACGTGGTACGCATCAACAGTCAGTCAGGTAAAGGCGGTGTGGCTTACATCCTAAAACGCAACTATGGCTTTAACTTACCACGCTGGATGCAAATCGACTTTAGCCGTGTGGTACAACAAAAAGCGGAAGACGTGGCGCGTGAGTTGAAAAATGAAGAGATCTTGGCCGCCTTTGAAGAGACTTACTTACAAAACAGTGGTTATGAGCTGTTAGATCACAGCGTGAAAAACGTTGGTGGTGAGGTCGAGTTTGACGGTCAAGTGACCTTGCATGGTGAAGAAGTGGCTGTTAATGGTAAAGGTAACGGTCCGCTATCTGCCTTTATCGATGGCGTAGCACGTCATACAGGCAAACAGCTGCATATTATTAACTATGCTGAGCATGCTATTAGTCAGCCAGTACAAAATGCTAAGAGCATCGCTGATGACAATGACGAGACTTCTGACAAAACCAATGCCAGTGCCGCGGCATACATTCAATTGAATGTTGATGGTGAG
- a CDS encoding Lrp/AsnC family transcriptional regulator — protein sequence MTSKSHESYEMDATDRHILELLQQDARMSITDIAEAVHLSATPCARRIKRLEDAGIIMGYHTQVNPQKLGFSLALYIAVSMDRHTAERFAQFEKKIQSFEEVVSCSIVTGRTEDYLLKVVVRDMAHYEEFLLHRLNRIEGVSQVHTSFELRQVFTRNILS from the coding sequence ATGACTAGCAAAAGTCATGAGTCATACGAAATGGACGCCACTGATCGTCATATTTTAGAGCTATTACAACAAGATGCACGCATGAGCATTACCGATATCGCTGAAGCGGTGCATCTATCTGCCACGCCCTGCGCACGTCGTATCAAACGCTTAGAAGATGCCGGTATCATCATGGGATACCACACTCAGGTCAATCCACAAAAGCTGGGGTTCAGCTTAGCACTGTATATCGCAGTCAGTATGGACCGACATACTGCTGAACGCTTTGCACAATTTGAAAAAAAGATTCAAAGCTTTGAAGAAGTGGTCAGCTGCAGTATTGTCACCGGGCGCACAGAGGATTATTTGCTTAAAGTAGTGGTGCGAGATATGGCGCACTATGAAGAGTTTTTGTTGCACCGTTTGAACCGTATTGAAGGCGTCAGTCAAGTGCATACCAGCTTTGAGCTACGTCAGGTATTTACCCGCAATATTTTGTCCTGA
- a CDS encoding YoaK family protein, which yields MITKLPRWILIGGAILAFSAGSVNIIALSGFTNLSVSHVTGNVSLFSAAMARLEWSSVLFIGASLLSFLAGAILSGLLIGQRSLSLGRQYGVALGVEAALLVLSFLLFFHHDYLGQLMAAAACGLQNAMVATYSGAVIRTTHLTGLTSDMGAAIGNWLAGRPINKLTLGFQAIIWYCFCGGGVVGAYAYFKFGYAAMFVPISIVLLAALFYQVASNRLPEKRDDMDDATRA from the coding sequence ATGATAACCAAATTACCTCGTTGGATTTTAATTGGTGGTGCGATTTTGGCTTTCAGTGCGGGCAGTGTCAATATTATTGCCTTAAGTGGATTTACCAACTTATCTGTATCGCACGTGACTGGAAACGTAAGTTTGTTTTCAGCAGCGATGGCTCGATTAGAGTGGTCATCGGTGTTGTTTATTGGGGCTTCATTACTGTCATTTTTGGCCGGCGCTATTTTAAGTGGTCTGTTAATCGGACAGCGCTCTTTGAGTCTAGGTCGTCAATATGGTGTGGCGCTAGGTGTTGAAGCGGCATTATTGGTGCTTAGCTTTCTGTTGTTTTTCCATCATGATTATTTAGGCCAGTTAATGGCGGCCGCTGCGTGTGGCCTGCAAAACGCGATGGTAGCGACCTATAGTGGCGCGGTTATTCGTACCACTCACTTGACAGGTTTGACCTCAGATATGGGCGCTGCGATAGGCAACTGGCTGGCAGGACGCCCGATTAACAAGCTGACCTTGGGCTTTCAAGCGATTATTTGGTATTGCTTCTGTGGTGGCGGCGTGGTTGGTGCCTATGCTTATTTTAAATTTGGCTATGCGGCGATGTTTGTGCCAATTAGCATTGTGTTACTGGCCGCATTATTCTATCAAGTTGCTTCAAATCGTCTGCCAGAAAAGCGTGATGATATGGACGATGCCACTCGCGCTTAA